Proteins from a single region of Carassius carassius chromosome 25, fCarCar2.1, whole genome shotgun sequence:
- the LOC132103847 gene encoding leucine-rich repeat and immunoglobulin-like domain-containing nogo receptor-interacting protein 1 → MCVAADWRRLYWWVVLQWVVGVALSEPCAQRCDCLPKLLIAICSSRQLSSVPASVPDNILTLDLTNNLLKTLSRGQFSGLTQLRELDLSDNALTAIEVEAFAGLQNLVALNLSHNHLKIIPVGAFSGLHGVQFLDVSWNEILVLLDDTFGEMPSLQKLEASENDLVFISNRAFDGLSGLQELNLDRCNLTSVPTEAFSRLSGIIRLRLCRLGLMTLPNNSFRQLGRLRDLDVSHCPWLDSLAANSLFGLNLTSLTLSHCNLSAAPYSPLHHLVYLRYLDLSYNPITIILSNLLGDLLRLQELHLVGTGLLRIEPGAFHNLAFFRFLDVSENRLATLEESAFHSVAALEVLGLDGNPLACDCRLLWAMRRRPWLRYEGRAPTCATPVQVQGRTFADFTEAEIPRLFTCRQARILTRKPQDVRTDEGHTVLFFCAANGDPAPSIIWLNPKRSVLTSSGRIRMLTNGTLEVRYAQVQDSGYYLCIASNAAGNDSVSVSLRVRGLPASARNRSGSFFLEGWSFASGQAAVNGSQPFPFDVKTLVIAVTMGFLLFLSSVAVCFVFMFFWSQSKGQIKHTATIDFVPRSAATASGGGRTTMETGRFTMKLI, encoded by the coding sequence TGGTCCTCCAGTGGGTAGTGGGCGTGGCTTTATCAGAGCCCTGCGCTCAGCGCTGCGATTGTTTGCCAAAGCTCCTGATAGCGATCTGTTCATCAAGACAACTGTCTTCTGTTCCCGCGAGTGTTCCTGACAACATCCTGACGCTTGACTTAACTAACAACCTCTTAAAGACCCTATCAAGGGGACAGTTCTCAGGCCTGACGCAGTTACGCGAGCTGGACCTCAGCGATAACGCACTAACAGCGATCGAAGTCGAAGCCTTCGCCGGTTTACAGAATCTCGTTGCGCTGAATTTATCCCACAACCATCTAAAGATCATCCCAGTCGGAGCCTTCTCCGGCCTCCACGGCGTTCAGTTCCTGGACGTCAGCTGGAACGAGATCTTGGTGCTCCTGGACGATACGTTCGGCGAGATGCCGTCTCTCCAGAAGCTGGAAGCCAGTGAGAACGATCTGGTGTTTATCTCAAACCGTGCTTTCGACGGTCTCTCCGGTCTACAGGAGCTGAACCTCGACAGATGCAACTTGACGTCAGTGCCGACCGAAGCGTTTTCACGTCTCTCCGGAATCATCCGGCTGCGTTTGTGCCGACTCGGACTCATGACGCTTCCCAACAACTCCTTCCGCCAGTTGGGACGTTTGCGCGATCTTGACGTTTCCCATTGTCCTTGGTTGGACTCGTTAGCCGCTAACAGTCTGTTTGGACTCAATCTCACGTCGCTAACACTGAGCCACTGCAATCTGAGCGCCGCACCGTATTCCCCGCTGCATCACCTCGTCTACTTGCGATACCTGGATTTATCGTACAACCCAATCACTATTATCCTTTCAAACCTTCTTGGGGATTTGCTACGACTCCAAGAGCTGCATCTAGTCGGTACAGGGCTTCTACGAATAGAGCCTGGCGCTTTTCACAACCTTGCGTTTTTCCGGTTCCTCGACGTGTCGGAGAACCGTCTGGCGACGCTGGAGGAGTCTGCGTTTCATTCGGTCGCTGCTTTAGAGGTCCTGGGGTTGGACGGGAACCCGTTGGCCTGCGATTGCCGGCTTCTTTGGGCGATGCGCAGACGCCCGTGGCTTCGCTATGAAGGACGAGCGCCGACGTGTGCAACACCTGTGCAGGTGCAAGGCCGGACGTTTGCTGACTTCACAGAGGCTGAGATTCCCAGGCTGTTTACATGCAGACAAGCTCGCATTCTGACTCGGAAGCCGCAGGATGTTCGGACGGACGAAGGACATACGGTTTTGTTCTTCTGCGCAGCGAATGGAGATCCGGCGCCATCGATTATTTGGCTGAATCCCAAACGCTCTGTTCTTACCAGCTCGGGCCGGATTCGCATGCTCACTAATGGGACCCTGGAAGTGCGGTACGCACAAGTACAGGATAGCGGGTATTACCTGTGCATCGCTTCGAACGCGGCCGGGAATGACAGCGTCTCTGTGAGCCTGCGTGTGCGAGGGCTTCCAGCGTCCGCTCGCAACCGCTCCGGCTCGTTCTTTCTGGAAGGATGGAGCTTCGCGTCCGGGCAAGCGGCGGTCAACGGATCGCAGCCGTTTCCATTCGATGTGAAGACGCTGGTGATCGCGGTCACCATGGGGTTCCTTTTGTTCCTGAGCTCGGTGGCAGTCTGCTTCGTCTTCATGTTTTTCTGGAGTCAGAGCAAAGGACAGATCAAACACACGGCGACGATCGACTTCGTGCCACGCAGCGCAGCGACGGCGTCCGGAGGCGGACGGACAACGATGGAGACGGGGAGGTTCACCATGAAGCTGATCTGA